In the Melanotaenia boesemani isolate fMelBoe1 chromosome 14, fMelBoe1.pri, whole genome shotgun sequence genome, TCGTACTTTGACAGATCACCATCTtcgtcatcatcctcatcatcctgAAGAAAGTTAGTATTTTAGTAATATGCAGCATCACTGGCTGCTAGTATAACATATGACAATGTACACATCCAGTCACTGCTCTTACATCCAATTTGTATTTGGACAGGtcaccatcttcatcatcttcttcttcatcctcatcttctttaggcacttctttcttttcactttctttAGTGGAAGATGTGCTGTTGCTCTTCCCAcggtactttttctttttcctaccAAACTGTAGCAAACAGAAATAATGCAGCCACTTATCTGGTCCTCTGTCAATGATAACTTAAGAGACTGAAATACATCATTTTACTTATTCgtgtattaatttttaataactGAGTGGTAGATTGTACTCACCTCATCATATTCACCATCAGATTCCTCCCGTTCAATATACTCCACATTCTCCCTTTCATTGAAACCTCCACCATAACCTGAAGtatcatgaaaaaaacaaaacaacataaactgtACAGACCTCAACATAAAAAGGAGAATCTTGTACAAACTATTGAGTTACCTGTTCTTTCTTCAAGCTTGGCATATTTAGGAGTGTTACACATGTTGCACTCTGATCGTCTAGCCCAATTCACATTGCCacatctttattaaaaaaacaatgaggAGGGGGGGTCAGATCTTTGTCATATTTAACACATTATTAGATATCTAGTCACCACCTGGAATGGCTGGTTACATCTgtaattgtgtaaaaaaaaggtGCAATCTTCAAGTTGAGATTTACAACAACAGTCTCATAAACAACAGATAGTAGTGACATACGTTTTGCATTGCCAATCGTTTGCACTAAAGAGGCCTCTGCTCTTCTCAGCAAGGGTTTTCCCAATTTCTGTTCCTCCTGCTTTCATCATCTTTGCCTCTGTGGTTTtctctgtaagaaaaaaaaggcattcaTAACAGATCAGTTTTTATGGGTGTATTAATCTTAAGCGAGATAATAACCGTTCTAAGAAGAAAAATTTACCTCTGCCACATCTGTTGCAACTTGTTCTTCTAGCAAAGTTCACATTTCCACACCTGAAACGGCAGAATAAATGAATCATTTGTGTCTGAGCTGAGTGTGCTGCAAACAATTTGCCTTACCACAGCTATCGATCTATGTTAATAACGAAATTAATTACTTAAGTTCGCGAACGTGATAGTGCTAACTTCGAATAAAGACTCTTAAGTTACGATAAGGTTGTAATAACCACACACGCTACTGAGACACTTGCCCCAGCCCACACAACAGAAAAAGTAAGCTAACTTCATATCCTGTGCATATCTACTGAGAACCGAAACTCTTAACACCTAAATATATCCAAGCCCCTGACTGTAAATGATCAGCGGGTAGGCATTTATTCATCATAATGATTAGCCATCGAGGTggaacagataaataaaatagcatGTTTGTTTAGAAACTTGCTGAGAAACGCTAGCATGAGCAAAATGCTAAAAGGCCTAAGCTAACTCACGTCAGCGTGTTAGCACGATCAGCAAATTAAGCATGCGTCTGTTGCTACATGTAACCGGCGATGTGCATGCTGCGACAACATTTTGCGGGCGATCTTACTTTTTATCTGGACAAATCCAGTCCCCATCGCTGACTCGAAAACTCTTCCCCGACATTTCCGTGCCTGCTAGCGCGCTGACACTGTGGCGGTGTGCTCACTGCTCACTATGTTCATGTAGCGGCCGTTAGCTCACCTCCCACCACTGCTGCCTTCAGGTTCCTTTCAGTAGCTCGTAAACGTCATTGCTCATGTAATTTGAAGAAATGGTAGACAAAGTAAGATATGTCTTGTGGCAACGCTTAACGCATGTATGCACGAACACATGTGAGCcctatattttataaatgatctTACTATAAAAAGGCTTTAAGTGTAATGTAATATTTCTGGTGTAATAGCGTATAGCTCAAGAAGGATGCAAATTTACAAAGTACTACAAATAACGGCATAATAATGGCTTTCTGAAGACATAGCATAATGTCTTCTCAGTGTTGTGTATTAATTCAACAAAAATAGCAAATAATATGGTGGATCAGGCTTACACCAGTTTAAcctgttaaaataataaaacataaaacatgagtAATTAATCTGCTGTTGAATACCAAACACATTAACAGCTGTATCACtgttaaataactttttgtGGCTATCttgtaaacagaaagaaagaaagaaagaaagaaagaaagaaagaaagaaagaaagaaaaatgattaaGACTTTATAGACAGAGGAGGCCTGTATATTAACAGTAGGGCAGTAGATCTCCAGGTCACAATATTTAAGTCAAGCTGATTTAAGATGTTTTGAATAATGAGTACTGCTGACTACCCAGactgcctcctctttaaatattCAGGATCCAAATTTAGCAACCCTGATTTAGCCAGTAACGCTTCTTTGCAGTGTAAACGttgaccactagatggcaaTTAATACCAATATTTAACTACACTTCTTCACACACCCTACTGTTCAGTCTGGCTTTCCTTACGGACAATGACTAGTTCATCTTCATCTGGGTTGTGTGAGGTTATACTGTGGAGGAAATCAGCTACATCAAGAAGGCCAGTTTGTCTTTTGACACACTCTTTTGAGTAGTGAGTACTGTACTGTGTACTGTTTTAGGTACTTCTTGTGATGTGGAGTGAATTGCAAATCCTCCCAACATAATATTGCCTATTGCATTGTTGATGTTCACCTCACCTGTCAGTATGTTACACCTTAttagtatacacacacacacaaacacacacacacacacatatatatatatatgtgtgtgtgtgtgtgtatagaaaacaacttcctttctttttttttttaaccaaaagatCACTCCATtgatacaaaacatttaataaataaagataaaaccgTGTTTAATTTCTAAACATTAGTGCATATTAGGCTAGTTAATGTGTAAAAAGCAGTGGGACATATGTAGGTGACAGATATTTGTCATCAATTAGGGTGAAGGACGGGCTAAAAGTGCAGTTATTTATCATGTGATAAAACTTAACAACTGCTACAGTTTAGATCTCAAGCTGCTCCAGAACCACTTTATCCACCCTCTCGGTCAAGAACAAAGACCCTTGGAGGTTGCTGTCACAGCTGGTGTGTGACCCTGAAGCCATGCCAGCAGTCGTTTCAGCAGGCTGTTTCAGCTGGAGCCTTTTtactttctctccttttctctcagTTTCGTGTTTGCCCATTTTTGATCAGGATGAAATGACACGGTTGGGATATGTCCCTCTTGTGCAAGATGAGTTTATTTGATTAAGTTCTGTGGAGATGAAGTGAACAAGATTTTTTAATCATACATTGTTATAATCATCATGTATCTGTTAGCAGGGCATGTACTTGATTTATGAGCCTCAGACAAGGTTTATTAGGACTACAGGCCAGAAAAGATAAGATTCAAGAGGCGAGAgaggcatgttttttttttttatttagccacATGCTGTCACAGGAAATTCTTATTTGACCGCCACTAGTGTAATTcacaatataatacaatataatatatggatgtaaaatatatatatatatatatatatatatatatatatatatatatatacacataacaGTGATATAAAGCAAGTGAAACCATGTATAAGTAATAAGAAGACATTGTTGGTGTTAGGTGTATTTGAGGCATATTGTTGCATGAAAGATTCAGGGACAATTAAGGGAATTAAATAGCACTTTGATAAACAACATTCACTTATACTGGAGTGGTGTCTTGCTTTTTTAACTTAATTGTGTCCTTTCCTGGGCAAGTACAGCCTACCATCTGATTATATCCTTGGTCAATAACACTACTAAGAGAGCTTTTTCATGGGTGTCAATGAGGCTTTGGCTTGACTCACAGCGTTTCCTTGCCCAG is a window encoding:
- the zranb2 gene encoding zinc finger Ran-binding domain-containing protein 2 isoform X2; amino-acid sequence: MSGKSFRVSDGDWICPDKKCGNVNFARRTSCNRCGREKTTEAKMMKAGGTEIGKTLAEKSRGLFSANDWQCKTCGNVNWARRSECNMCNTPKYAKLEERTGYGGGFNERENVEYIEREESDGEYDEFGRKKKKYRGKSNSTSSTKESEKKEVPKEDEDEEEDDEDGDLSKYKLDDDEDDDEDGDLSKYDLDASDDEKPVKKKGSRSGSSRSSSPSSSSSSRSRSRSRSRSSSSSRSGSRSRSRSRSSSRSGKGSSPPKRSRSPSSSPERRQKRSRSRSSSGGRKRRRSRSRSSERRRGHSSGSSHSGSSSKKK
- the zranb2 gene encoding zinc finger Ran-binding domain-containing protein 2 isoform X1; this encodes MSGKSFRVSDGDWICPDKKCGNVNFARRTSCNRCGREKTTEAKMMKAGGTEIGKTLAEKSRGLFSANDWQCKTCGNVNWARRSECNMCNTPKYAKLEERTGYGGGFNERENVEYIEREESDGEYDEFGRKKKKYRGKSNSTSSTKESEKKEVPKEDEDEEEDDEDGDLSKYKLDDDEDDDEDGDLSKYDLDASDDEKPVKKKGSRSGSSRSSSPSSSSSSRSRSRSRSRSSSSSRSGSRSRSRSRSSSRSGKGSSPPKRSRSPSSSPERRQKRSRSRSSSGGRKRRRSRSRSSERFGFLWNTTMALIIASHLLAFGMFRVTYRCSHFAVLILYIRRPCFMYTRCAFRRAC